The sequence ACATATCTCGCGGAGGCCGCCGCGTTCAGCGTGCAGTCCACGAACAGCGACGCCGGCGTCGCTTTGGCGAAGGCTGCGGCTTCGTCCATCGGCTTGCGCCCCTGCGGTCGCGCCGGCTTTCCCGCATGGTCGATCAACAGCAGGGCGGATTCCGGCACGTCCGTCGCCGCCTCGACGATCTCGTCGCGTTCTTCCTTCTTAAGATCGATAGTGCCCCGCACCACCACGACGCGCCGCTGCGCCAGGAAGGGCAACGCGGCGATCTTCTCGATGATCGACCCGGCGCTGGTGCCGGCGCTTGCATCCACGACGTCGAGGTTGAGGGCGCGCAGCGATTCGTCGGGCAGGGCCGCGGCGATGACGAGGCGCACCACGTCGTCCGCGAGCATGTGCTCTTTGCCCGCGACGACTACCAGCGGTGGAACGGGCACGTCGCGAGCAGCGACGAAATCCAGATAGCCGACTTTGGACGGGGCTTTTTTCGCCGGCGTCACTGCGAAGCACCGGCGCGCACCGGCGTCTGCTGCAGCATCGCGGCGATCGAGTCTTCGTACGGCGACCGCAAGACGCCGAATTCCGTGACGATCGCTTCGATATGAGAGGCCGGCGTGATGTCGAACGCGGGATTGGCGGCCCGCGCGCCTTCCGGCGCGACGCGCACGCCGCCGACCTCAAGCACCTCGCGCGGATCGCGCTCTTCGATCTTGATGGCCGTGCCGTTTTCGATGCCGGGATCGAACGTCGAACGCGGCGCCGCGACAATGAACGGCACGCGATGAGCGCGCGCTAGGATCGCCAAGGCATACGTGCCGATCTTGTTGGCCACGTCCCCGTTGCGCGCGATGCGGTCCGCGCCGACGAGCACGGTGCCGATCTCGCCGCGCGCGAGGAAGTGCGCCGCGGCGGAATCCGTGATCAGAGTATAGGGAATGCCGTCCGCCGCCAACTCGTAGGTCGTGAGGCGCGCGCCTTGGAGCAGAGGCCTGGTCTCGCCGACGAACACCCTGCCGATCTTGCCGGCGCGCCAGGCCGAGCGCACGATGCCAAGCGCTGTGCCGTACCCGCCGGTCGCGAAGTCGCCGGTATTGCAATGGGTGAGCACGTTGATGCCGGCGGGCAACAGCGCCGCGCCCGCATCGCCGATCCTCCGGCATGTCGCCACGTCATCTTCGTGCAGGGCGCGCGCCGCGATCTGCAGGGCGAGCGCGGCCTGCACCGGCGATTCTCCGGCGTTGATGCGCCGCTTCGCCTCGTTCAGCATTTCAGTGACGGCCCAGGAAAGGTTCACCGCCGTTGGCCGGGCGCTCGCAAGGCGCTCCGCGGCGCCTGCGATCTGCTGCAGGAATTGATTGGAATCCGTCGCCGCGGCGGCCGCGATGAGCGCGGCGATGGCCATGCCGTACGCGCCGGCGATGCCGATGGCGGGCGCGCCGCGGACCTTCATCGCAGCGATGGCCTGCGCCACGTCGTCCGGGGCGCGCAGCTCGAGCAGCTCGAGCGAGCCCGGCAGCTTGCTTTGATCGATGATGCGGAGCACGCCGGAGTCATACGCGATGTGCGCCGGATTCACGCGCGCGCGAACTCCTTGCTTGCGTCTGCGAGTGCGGCGTCGATGATGACCGCGGCTTCATCGACTTGCCCCGCGGTGATCACAAGCGACGGCTGGATGCGCAGCGTATTGCCGTACAGACCGCCGCGCCCTATGAGCAAGCCGCGCTCCTTGCACGCTTCGAGCACGCGCTCGGCGGCTTGTGCCGACGGCTCTTTGCTCGCGCGATTCTCCACCAGTTCGATGCCGATCATCAGACCGCGGCCGCGCACCTCGCCGACGATGGCGTGGCGTTGCGCGGATTCGCGAAGCCGCGACATGAGGCGATCGCCCATGGCGCCCGCATTGGCGGTCAATCGCTCTTCTTCAATGACTTCGAGCGTCGCCACGGCGGCCCGCGCGGCGACCGGATTTCCGCCGAAAGTGTTGATG comes from Candidatus Tumulicola sp. and encodes:
- the mtnA gene encoding S-methyl-5-thioribose-1-phosphate isomerase; amino-acid sequence: MNPAHIAYDSGVLRIIDQSKLPGSLELLELRAPDDVAQAIAAMKVRGAPAIGIAGAYGMAIAALIAAAAATDSNQFLQQIAGAAERLASARPTAVNLSWAVTEMLNEAKRRINAGESPVQAALALQIAARALHEDDVATCRRIGDAGAALLPAGINVLTHCNTGDFATGGYGTALGIVRSAWRAGKIGRVFVGETRPLLQGARLTTYELAADGIPYTLITDSAAAHFLARGEIGTVLVGADRIARNGDVANKIGTYALAILARAHRVPFIVAAPRSTFDPGIENGTAIKIEERDPREVLEVGGVRVAPEGARAANPAFDITPASHIEAIVTEFGVLRSPYEDSIAAMLQQTPVRAGASQ